The DNA sequence TGTGATttgtaaaatacattttattaaaataatcgataTGAGTGTAAAGGGTTGTgtataaatttttcattgaCTCAAAACATCATTAATTATACCGAGCTTACTCtgattaataaacatttttaatattatttttaattcatataatttgttACAGTAAtgatgtatattaaaaaaactatatcattattattgaaaattatatatgcatattttttttttttaatttttctatagcTTACTtaacatctaataaaaaaagttagtttttttactttttatatttaattttttctaaattattttatattttaaaataagaaaatataattttataggaATTGTATAGGTCtagagtaaaaaatataaaaatataattttattatgtgtaGATGTTATTTAACAcctattagaaaaatataaaaatagttttattgaaattatgTAAGTGAAAAACGGAGTGGATATGTATCATCACCTATATTATTTCAGATCTATATGTGCATCCAAAAGAAAGAggtttcttatatttttctttaaacttttcttaaatatgtgtaaaagatttttaatactttgtatttcaaaagattaaaattcgttatttgaagttaattattttgagtgattattaaaattaatattttggcTGTAGCAACGGTTTTTGGTTTGACACAGTGAATTATACCTAGTCTcatcaattttaagaaaattattttattataaaataatgaattaattgtttttttgttttctatataatgtgattttgattttaatatctttttaaaaattttatccaGTTAAGTTCCTCCTTAAGAAATAAGTAGATTCGGTCTTTAATTTATAATCTTAATCTTCCTTTTGACTTGTTAAACTATGTTTTGCTTTACTTTTTCATTACCAAACATAtgtttatctttataataatatatccTACATGTGCAGAAATATAACAGTAATGACAGACTAAGTTAAGTATAGCAGAaggaaaagatatttttaacaattttctacGGTGAAAGGATTTATTTGATCTAGTGAAGGTTGTTGATGGTGCCTCAAGATTAATCCTTGGGGTTCGTCTTTTATATCAGTCCAGCCAGATTTATCTTTTCTATGGGTCTTAAGAATTATCAGTTCCAAGAGGTATCGGTCCTAAGGGGTTTTGTGcacaaaaaaaaggaaaaagtttttttaaaagttgtcaaaaagtgttgatcccaaaaaaaatgtatgtactTCAAGGCGTCATTTTCGGTGTTCATCTTTATCATAGAAGGAATAACAGACGGTGAATTCTTTATAATAAAGACTTTATCTTGTCATTGCCATGTTTCCGAAACCACGTAATTTCTGTGTCTTCATTCTCCTACTTTCTTAggtatttttctttgttgtggGCGAAACAATTTTTGGCTGTCTTGTATTGTATCTTTCTTGAATTGTTCTTTTTGCAGTTTTGTTTACTTTCATCGATTCTTATGAACCAACACAAACTCTTTGCCACTGAAAGCAATTCAAACTCCTTCTTTGTGTCAACCATTCAGTTCAGTTTTACTTATATTAACTGGTTTCTTGGTTAACTTTAGCTAATGAGAAAACAGACAGTTGAAGAAGACAACAAAAGCATTGCATGCTGCtcgatttatttattatttagtcaTAGACGCTAGGTGGTGCTCGAGTTCTAGTTAACTAGTCCGATAATTTCCTCGCTTACGATGAGCGATTACAGCATACATTTTACGTTATTCAGTAAAAAGCGTTCAAAATTGAATACAGAGGATTTCTTCCCTTACTCCCCTCCTCCTTTtcctccttttccttttcttgagacTGCTTTTGCTGAGGCTGAGCATCCACAAAGTACGACTCCGTCTGCTTCTTTATTAGCTTCTCAGTCTCTTCACCAGACCCGGGAAACGCAACCTCCAGCACTGGTCTAGGTATATCGCTCATCACATTGTCTTTCTCACCTTCAAAATTTCAATCCCTCATTAACAGTAGTAAACAAATCCCATACGCCAAGTTTCATGTGCCATAAAACAAAGCACTATATTCAAATTGATGGtgatatgtaatatatataccTGCAAGGAAGTTCCTCTGATTGTTCTCAGCATTGATACCGAAAGCAAAGAAATTCAGGTTGGAGGTAGCGTTGATGGCTACTGGATAAGTTGCTGGGATTACAAGTACATCCTCTTCAGACAACTCAGCTCTATACCTCTGAACTTCCCCACTTTCCTCTTGTTGCTGTTCTCTTTCGCCAACAAGCTCAGCGTTTGCTTCTCCTTTATTAACCACCAGAATGACTATAGACTTTGAATTGTAGTGTGGTAGAAGAAGAGCTCCCTGAATTTgtagagaagaaaaaacattgtttaatttCTCAAAACTAGATTCTCTAACAAAAAAAGAGAGCGAATAGAAATCAATGGTCCAGTTATGTCTTCAAGGTGTTTCGCCTTACCTCCTTCATATTCACAAAACTGACGAAGACATCCATGTCGCGAAGCTGAGGATTTTTCTCTGGAGTGATCTCATAGAACTTTCCCAACGTGTTGGAGTAGACGGGGCTGCTGCTTCTCAAGTTGAATGGCTTATCTTTAGAAGAAATAGTTTTCTTTGAACTAGATTTGGCATGTTTGCTCAGCTCCCGAATCTGTTCCTTTGATAGTTTCACAATCACTCCCTCTTGCTTCTCCTCGTCTTGCTGCTGCCCCTCCTCTCCAAACAGAACCCTGTTTATCTCCTTGAATTGGGTCTGTGCAACAGTAAAATACACCacacaattaaacataataataacacataattGTAAGATTTAGACAAACCTTTAAATGGAGTTGAAAATAATTAGATGGAGTGCTGCTTGCTTACATCGAACGAGGCCTCCAGAGTTTTCTTGCTGAACCCTTGCAAGTAGGATTGTTGGGCTTCAGTGCTAGATAGGAAGAAGCTCtgcatagaaaagaaaaagattgatCTTTTGGAAACAAATTAGAAGAagaattaatcaaataattcattataatgaaaaagaagTACCTCAAGTCTGCCAGGGTTGTTAATGGGTCTGGCAAGTACCATTACTTTCAGTGTTTCCTCGTTGTCAGGGTTAATCAAATACAAAGTTGTACCTGCAGGGATGTTCTGAACATCGCCATTCTGAAGGTTGTAAGAGTCTCTGTCGTCGGGGTTCTGGAGGGTAAGTATGGCTCTCCCTGTGATTAACAAATTAGTTACCGTTAATTATAGAAGCGGAAGCAAGTGGTGATGTTGTTTAGTGAGATGTAATTAGTTAATTACCgctgaggatgatgatgatgtaaTCAGCGTCGACATGGTGGGGGAGAAGGAGGGTGCGGGGTCTGAGCTGGACTTCCAAAAGACGGTAGTCTTGAAGATTCTGAAGTTGTTTGGATTGTTGGTCGAACCTCTGGAGGAGGCGAATGTGACCATTTGGGTTCTTGAACAAAGAGTGGAACCTATTAGAGCTGAAGTGAAAAGGgttattttgtttccttgatGACTCAGAACCTTCACTCTGGCGTTCGCGAGGTCGGAGAGGGATAGGGAATGGGAAAGGGAATGGACGTGGTTGTCTGCtttcatcttcatcctcttcctcATGGTGTGTTGGTAGTGAATGTTCTCCTTCTTGATGTTCTTTATCCTCCTTAAGGAGATTGCAACGAGCGTGGCATGCTTGGATCCTGTACGTGCTTTTCTCGCTACTGCAACTCCGGAGGCACTTGTTGTGAGAAAGGTTCTCCTTTTCCCAGTATGCAATGCCAAATGAGACTGAAACTGAGGCCAGGAAAACAACTCCCAGCAACAGCAACAGTGGGAACCGCGATCTCATCATAGTATCTTTAATTAACTACTATTGTACTAGGAAAATATTGCAGTGACTCTGAATGATGAAAAGGTGGAGAGATGGCGGGTATTTATAGTTAAAGAAGAGATGTGAGTGTTGTCAACAGCGAAGGACATTTGGGCGGTGGTTAACATGCAGAATGACGAGTGTTGAAATGAACAAAATGGGGTTGTTTTGTTTGTAGGTTGAGTCGGTGATGTTTTGGGTTGCATGCTAGACACCTTGGTGAGTACGTGTTATTGCGCATGGCATTTGGGGTCCAGTTCTCTTAGATTCCTGGACTTTGGCCGTTAGTACTAAAGTGAAACCAAGTGGActtatattttgacaatttttcttAACAATATTCTCATAATAGATAATAGGTATctgttgttattttattaatttatttgaatttatatttaaaaaaatatttaaaacgtaCTAATAAGAAACATTTATACATTGTTAAAAGGTATTAAAAGAACCTTTTCCCAAGTGAAAAGTGTGatctgattttgttttatttaggaaaaaaattttaacaactattttttaataattttttacaatgcTTATGTTGTAATTTATGATtagtccgttttaaatattttttaaatataaattcatacatATCAATAAAGTGATGATATGTAtcctattataaaaatgttgttaaaaatagtTGTCAAAGAATCAATAtccttttgtttaatttttgagaaatgttaaaagaagaaacactttacattcattttacatTCAATTCAGAGTTATTTTAAGGTTgagaataaaatgattataaaaatataaaattttatattttttaaaatgaaaagagtaaaaggtaaaaaaatagtattaaatgaaTGTGAAATGTGAATTGTTTCAAAAGCACTTCTAAGTTTTGTCTTCTTATTGGTTTCTCTTAGCACATATTTTGCTCTGATTTTAAATTGTGATTCCGTAAACAAAAatcactttattcttttcttggtACATAAGAGAGACGGATTATCTATTATAAGTAGAGTTCTTAACTTGAATTATGGGGAAGTTCTAgctaatatttgaaaattttctttagaAGTTTTCTTTAATGGAGATAAAAAagattctaatttttaaaatttttgggattagaattagaattaagataaatttgatcccatttaagattttaattaattcgtaaaaaattatatattttattaaataatttaatatattataattttattatatttaaattaatatttttatattatatatattattatatcattaaatataaatataatatatatagttcaACATAATTAAGGTCtataatctatttattaattttataattttttatagaaaaaaatttataacacttaataaaacaataatactttataataaaatctcaaacactataaaagaaatttgaaatttcactaaaatatgaaaatattagattaattctaataaattttacactaaattttttttataatatatatatatatatatatatatatatatatattattaaaaagaaataaaaaattgatacaatttaaatataaatttaagttatacattatgaaaaaatatatatatatataataaaaaatttcattaatttattatttataaattcattattttaaacttttaaattagaatatcttatttaattttaatttagatctAGATGAATTTTTcgtataaaattaaatgattatatactttaaaaatatgtttagttactaaaaaattaaatatgtttgtcaATAACAAATTTCAACATCCTATATTGTTACATATTTTTCTGTATAAATTAAGAATCAAGTTTATTTAAACttcttacaaaatttatattagtatgatgaaaatgtatatatatatatatatatatatatatatatatatatatatatatatatatatatataatattaaaaaattaaaaacatttagatTTATAACAAATTAGAAGTTAATTATCtgcattcaaaataaatatttctttcttaaaaaaaaagtttatagagTTTTTGTAGATAtttcaatcatatattttttaatgagaGTTTTTTTTGTCTTGTAAGTTTTTATGGTTTGAtaagttttttgttattttatttttatttttgaaataaaattttatcttcatCTCATCTCATGTTTAATTCCTATGCTtgctttttaataattttaatatcaattaactattttttaccaaaaattaaaatttatgttaaaaaacataatattatcaaatatttagaaTCATAATATCAATGTTGTATTCTcgtatttttttcatattataatgaaatatcttTTCTTATACGTAAATGGATATTATAATATACTTGTTAAAcgaaattaaactaataataattcaaatttttagatataaaattaataataatttaaaattagatataaatatttctatcttttaaaaactaatatacgttgaatgatttaaacaaagtttaacaataacattaattattatattatttaaaatgaaacatttttatatgattacattaataaattacaagagttaaaacatttaaatactcatataaaaactattaaaacaatattataaattataaaaatagccaacaaataaatatataaaatatatgtgaaaaaaatgatattatacatcatttaataaaatatcacaaGGGAAAGTTGAAATAGATTGACTGACTTTTAATGTTACAAGTGATTTCGGAAGACAGTTTTGCCATGTAGTAAAAATGTAGGGTATATTGTTTTTGTCAATCTCCTTCAAGTATATCCAAAGCCTTGTGCTTATACTATAAGACTTCTTAACATCATATAATCATATTTCTTGtcatatttttcacattttttaatagATCATGATATatgttaagaatttttttataataatatgttactattttatcgatttgtatatttaaaaagaatcaattataaatttagttataaaaagattatcaaaaaaattgttaaaaaacattttttttttttaatttctccaTCATAACTTTTGTCACTCAATCCTTATTTGCTTGTTGTTAAATATTCTCCCACACTTATGCATATCATCACTAGCCAACTTTTCACTAATGTACTCTTTTTCTAATCCTCACACAATCTGCATGCATGTTTAGTCTAGTTAACTCCGTTGACTAACGAGAATGCCATCATGTACTAATAAAATGTGAGAATGAATTTAAAgtggtataaaatattttaaaaaaaattaatttaacataaaagttCAGAAACAAAACCATATTCAACtctataataattcaaaaatagtACATCATGTtcatgttttcattttaattgattgtttaattttcaaaaaataacacaaaataaaacgAATTTGCTTCGACTATTATTTGTGATTGAAAAAATAGTTGACACCCACCACAAGGGATATGTAAGTCGCAAGACATAATTAACTGACAATTTGAaacacttatattttaattttaatatatttgtgtatattaatatatttaatttaacataaaaaaatatacatttatgtAAAGAATTTAGCACtccaaaatatttctttaacacTACAgaatttttgataaatatttactaGATTTTGACACgcaaaaataattgttaaatatttattaaatatatgcCCTCTTAAGTTAATATTATGTAACACTGACTAGGAAATAACATGTAATAGTATTTATAAATGTACTTTCATTTAGATCTGTAGTTTATTGCATACTACTTGTGTGCTATGTGAAACATGGTGATAacttctaacaaaaataatttataaaaccaaacaaaaataacctatcatttaatatattatttgttctctctctctctctctctctctctctatatatatatatatatatatatatatatatatatatatatatataaagacatGTTTTAAGATGCACCAAAAATGCTCTCCAGATATTAAGTGTaagtaaaatgatattttaacaccacaCGTGTcaaaaatatggttggacgatttcaaattaaaaaacaaattttcaaattaaaaagcaaattttagtttttctctttcaaattgcctcaacttttttaattcaaaattgtccaattatattttgacacgtgtgcttgtgtcaaaaaatagtattaaagtatcattttcctaagtgtaaatatactttttctctttaagCCTCTGTTCGTTTGGAGGTGTTTACTGTAGGAGAGCATTTGAACGGATAGAATTGAAAAATACACCGTGTTCGTTTAAAAGAATTTGCGCTGATTTGCGCTGATTCTTTTCCGCTGATTTGCGGGATAGAGCTAAAAATTGTATCCCGCTGTTATGAGATGATTTGTGGTGATTTGTATTACAAAGACTGTAATACCCCTTTGCTTTCACTTTAATTCCAACGTTTTAAATAAAGCTTTtgaaccataaaaaaaaatgaaatacaaatGAATACTGTGCTTTCACGAGAGTGTGTACTGCAGCCATGTGATCCCTGTATCGNCATGCCCTTCTATCTTTTCGACCATGCTTTTGCAGCGTTGTACTGGCCAGATTCTCTGTTTTGAAAACACCGTTCACTGCATGCACTGCAAAGAGAGAATCCTGGctttgaatttgaaaacagCAAGGTCATACGCTGGTTCTATAAGTTGGGTTTGTGTATTAACGTTGTGCCTGTTTACATGAGACCTACACTACTTCAGAACTCCATGCGCGACTCTGTGTGGTGAATGTTTTGGGTGGCGACGACGAGCAGAGGCTGGTGAACGTTCTCGACGACGAGCATAGGTGAGGCATTGcttctctccattttttcaTGCGTTGTTACAGGTACTTACAAGGGCACTAGGGCACTGCCATGCATGGGAGGAGGAAGAAGGGTATTGATGACGATGACGGAGACACCCCTAAAGACGCCATGGAAGAAGCACAAGGAGTTGCAGTGGTGATATCCGGATACAAGACGCTGGTATCCGGATCCAGCAACGTCAAGTTTTTGCACAGGGCGCATATCCGGATACATGTTGGCCGTATCCGGATCCACGTTGTTGAAGAATTTCGTGTGCANGCGTATCCGGATCGCGCATCTGGTATCCNGATCTAGGC is a window from the Vigna radiata var. radiata cultivar VC1973A unplaced genomic scaffold, Vradiata_ver6 scaffold_374, whole genome shotgun sequence genome containing:
- the LOC106780192 gene encoding beta-conglycinin, alpha' chain, whose product is MMRSRFPLLLLLGVVFLASVSVSFGIAYWEKENLSHNKCLRSCSSEKSTYRIQACHARCNLLKEDKEHQEGEHSLPTHHEEEDEDESRQPRPFPFPFPIPLRPRERQSEGSESSRKQNNPFHFSSNRFHSLFKNPNGHIRLLQRFDQQSKQLQNLQDYRLLEVQLRPRTLLLPHHVDADYIIIILSGRAILTLQNPDDRDSYNLQNGDVQNIPAGTTLYLINPDNEETLKVMVLARPINNPGRLESFFLSSTEAQQSYLQGFSKKTLEASFDTQFKEINRVLFGEEGQQQDEEKQEGVIVKLSKEQIRELSKHAKSSSKKTISSKDKPFNLRSSSPVYSNTLGKFYEITPEKNPQLRDMDVFVSFVNMKEGALLLPHYNSKSIVILVVNKGEANAELVGEREQQQEESGEVQRYRAELSEEDVLVIPATYPVAINATSNLNFFAFGINAENNQRNFLAGEKDNVMSDIPRPVLEVAFPGSGEETEKLIKKQTESYFVDAQPQQKQSQEKEKEEKEEGSKGRNPLYSILNAFY